In Pseudobacter ginsenosidimutans, the following are encoded in one genomic region:
- a CDS encoding 23S rRNA (pseudouridine(1915)-N(3))-methyltransferase RlmH — protein MKFQFWTIGKKHEPYVLQGIEDFTNRISNYYPVQWNIIPGPRNAATLSESDLKKKEGEIILNMLQKDDYLVALDERGKQFSSEKLAQFIETRAADRVKNLVFLIGGAYGIDEAVMKRSNYQWSLSQLVFPHQLVRLILAEQIYRACTITRNEKYHHK, from the coding sequence ATGAAATTCCAGTTCTGGACCATCGGAAAAAAACATGAGCCTTATGTACTGCAGGGCATTGAAGACTTCACCAATCGTATCTCCAACTATTACCCCGTTCAATGGAATATCATTCCCGGCCCCAGGAATGCCGCCACACTCAGCGAATCAGACCTCAAGAAAAAAGAAGGCGAGATCATCCTCAACATGCTCCAGAAAGATGATTACCTGGTTGCACTCGACGAACGCGGCAAACAATTCAGTTCTGAAAAACTGGCTCAGTTCATTGAGACCAGGGCGGCTGATCGGGTGAAGAATCTTGTCTTTTTAATCGGCGGAGCTTATGGGATCGATGAAGCGGTTATGAAACGTTCGAACTATCAATGGAGCTTAAGTCAACTCGTATTCCCCCATCAACTGGTAAGACTGATACTGGCAGAACAGATCTATCGCGCATGCACCATCACAAGGAATGAAAAATATCATCATAAATAA
- a CDS encoding rhomboid family intramembrane serine protease, with protein sequence MSITLIIIIITCIVSFTAFTNGKVYDDLIFYPPSVTYDKQWYRFFSCGLIHADWAHLIFNMWALYLFGTQLEQAFLAVFGQMGKIFYLLLYISSLFFCLLPTYAKHKDDSSYRSLGASGAVSAVIFAAILYVPLMNLRFFFIPIDIKGFIFGALYLIISSYMDKRGGDNVNHSAHIYGGLYGIAFFIVMAYAFSDYPVFQMFIAQIQSWLGSF encoded by the coding sequence ATGAGCATTACGCTAATAATAATCATCATTACCTGTATCGTGTCGTTCACCGCATTCACCAATGGAAAAGTGTACGACGACCTTATCTTCTATCCCCCATCTGTAACCTATGATAAGCAATGGTACCGCTTCTTCAGTTGCGGACTGATCCACGCAGACTGGGCCCACCTCATCTTCAACATGTGGGCATTGTATCTTTTCGGCACACAACTGGAGCAGGCTTTCCTGGCTGTATTTGGACAAATGGGTAAAATATTCTATCTCCTTCTTTATATATCATCTCTTTTCTTCTGTCTGCTACCCACCTATGCCAAACATAAGGACGATAGCAGCTATCGCAGCCTGGGCGCATCAGGAGCGGTATCGGCAGTGATCTTTGCAGCCATACTTTATGTACCGCTCATGAACCTGCGCTTCTTCTTCATTCCCATCGATATCAAAGGATTTATTTTCGGAGCGCTTTATCTAATTATCTCGTCATATATGGACAAGAGAGGAGGGGATAACGTGAACCACTCAGCGCATATCTATGGAGGATTGTATGGCATTGCATTCTTTATCGTGATGGCCTATGCGTTCTCAGACTACCCGGTATTTCAGATGTTCATTGCGCAGATCCAATCCTGGTTAGGCAGTTTCTAA